One genomic segment of Coffea arabica cultivar ET-39 chromosome 6e, Coffea Arabica ET-39 HiFi, whole genome shotgun sequence includes these proteins:
- the LOC113696716 gene encoding protein FAR1-RELATED SEQUENCE 5-like yields the protein MDCSKLAENGTPELGMEFDSEEDAYKFYNKYAFKMGFSVRKDYLNKDKDGVTTSRRYSCCKEGVKRKYEGDVMPKRTRAPTKIGCGAKMVIVLFRGTMKYRVHDLVIEHNHELHIAQCAHMMPSQRKVSVAQGFQAEISEDAGLSLKQSHELMGTEAGGMGNVGYTRDDLKRYLRTRRERSLKYGEAGSMLNYFQDQTLENPSFFHVVQLDCEEQITNIFWADVGMLIDYNFFGDVVTFDTTYKTNKEYRPLGVFVGFNQHRQIVIFGVALMYDETIDSFKWVFGTFLEAMCGKHPSTILTDQDHAMAAALSIVMPETFHGLCTFHIRRNFMKHLGNHYKENSDLPYMFGACMYEFEEVEQFNRVWEAMVKKHNVENNEWLSGLYRIRDKWARCMMKERWTAGMRSTQLSESLNAAIKNHLKLDHDLVQFFRHFNRVVDEKRHNELIAEYEMRQKLPMVGLRQTPMLVHASETYSPTVFVAFQNEYGESTAMVILRQQDAAMFVEFAVMRYDGGPERTVVFNRNDLSVRCSCKKYENEGILCGHALKVFDTVGIKIIPPEYIKRRWTKRARAGDCFDRRGREVVADPKVMISTRYRELAPAMIKVATRAAMSEDTSKTHSMSQAVNGPPNAVAPDIDESQTVHRLANQGPPASVPTEWMHPRFSIFSKHNSVRDVLMEERGTISTHCDVDAYHVFAPSHQGRNNTQGLQLRVDVASPENEVDE from the exons ATGGATTGCAGCAAATTGGCAGAAAATGGGACCCCTGAGTTAGGAATGGAGTTCGACAGTGAAGAGGATGCGTACAAGTTTTACAACAAGTATGCCTTTAAAATGGGTTTCAGTGTACGTAAAGACTATCTGAATAAAGACAAAGACGGCGTGACCACGTCTAGGAGATATAGTTGCTGCAAGGAAGGTGTGAAACGCAAGTACGAAGGTGATGTGATGCCAAAGAGGACACGAGCGCCGACGAAAATAGGGTGTGGAGCTAAGATGGTTATCGTGTTGTTTAGAGGGACAATGAAGTACCGTGTGCATGACCTTGTCATAGAGCATAATCATGAGTTGCACATTGCTCAATGTGCTCACATGATGCCATCACAAAGAAAAGTGAGTGTGGCTCAAGGATTCCAAGCTGAAATAAGCGAGGATGCTGGGCTTTCATTGAAACAGAGCCATGAGCTTATGGGAACGGAAGCAGGTGGGATGGGTAATGTGGGATATACTCGGGATGATCTTAAACGATATCTTCGAACGAGACGGGAAAGGAGCTTGAAATATGGAGAAGCAGGTAGCATGCTGAATTATTTTCAAGACCAAACACTCGAGAATCCATCCTTTTTTCATGTCGTACAGCTGGACTGTGAAGAACAAATAACGAATATCTTTTGGGCTGATGTAGGAATGTTAATTGACTACAACTTTTTTGGAGACGTAGTCACATTCGAcacaacctacaaaacaaataaagaatacCGACCACTTGGAGTATTTGTGGGTTTTAACCAGCATAGGCAAATTGTGATATTCGGTGTTGCCCTTATGTATGATGAGACGATAGATTCTTTCAAATGGGTGTTTGGTACATTTCTAGAAGCAATGTGCGGAAAACATCCAAGTACCATACTAACCGACCAAGATCACGCCATGGCAGCCGCTCTTTCAATTGTCATGCCTGAAACATTTCACGGTCTATGTACGTTTCACATAAGGCGTAATTTTATGAAACATCTTGGCAATCACTACAAGGAAAATAGTGATCTTCCATACATGTTTGGTGCCTGCATGTATGAGTTTGAAGAAGTGGAACAATTCAATAGGGTGTGGGAGGCGATGGTGAAGAAACACAATGTTGAAAATAATGAATGGCTCTCCGGGTTGTATAGAATTCGTGATAAATGGGCAAGGTGCATGATGAAAGAAAGATGGACCGCGGGAATGCGAAGCACCCAACTTAGCGAAAGCCTAAATGCAGCaattaaaaatcatttgaaactgGATCATGACCTTGTACAGTTCTTTAGACATTTCAATCGGGTGGTTGATGAAAAGAGACATAATGAACTGATCGCAGAATATGAAATGAGGCAAAAGCTCCCCATGGTAGGGTTAAGGCAAACACCTATGCTTGTGCATGCATCAGAGACGTATTCACCAACTGTATTTGTTGCATTCCAAAATGAATATGGCGAGTCAACAGCTATGGTTATATTGAGACAACAAGATGCAGCGATGTTTGTGGAGTTTGCGGTCATGAGGTATGATGGAGGACCTGAAAGAACAGTAGTATTCAATCGGAATGATCTAAGTGTACGTTGCAGTTGCAAAAAATACGAGAATGAAGGCATTTTATGTGGGCACGCGTTGAAGGTGTTTGATACCGTGGGCATAAAAATAATTCCTCCTGAATACATTAAGAGGCGATGGACAAAAAGAGCTCGGGCTGGAGACTGTTTTGATCGGCGAGGACGGGAAGTTGTGGCTGATCCTAAAGTCATGATTTCAACTCGTTATAGGGAGCTCGCTCCAGCCATGATTAAGGTCGCAACTCGAGCAGCAATGTCGGAGGACACCAGCAAA ACGCATTCAATGAGTCAGGCAGTGAATGGCCCTCCAAATGCTGTTGCTCCCGATATCGATGAAAGTCAAACG GTCCACCGTTTGGCAAATCAGGGGCCTCCTGCAAGTGTCCCTACAGAATGGATGCATCCcagattttctattttttccaaGCATAACTCCGTCAGAGATGTCTTAATG GAGGAGCGTGGGACAATTTCAACACACTGTGATGTTGATGCATATCATGTATTTGCACCATCACATCAG